The Tenebrio molitor chromosome 3, icTenMoli1.1, whole genome shotgun sequence genome contains a region encoding:
- the LOC138126033 gene encoding general odorant-binding protein 72-like produces the protein MWCVNLLGLCFCLIFFNKVVNAAMSDAQLKAAVKLVRNMCQPKTKATNEDIKKMHEGDWNIDRTAMCYMHCALNSNKLISKENTLNVDVAVSQAQKTLPLSIKEPTLVTINQCKDSAKTTDDKCKAAYEISKCLYEANPEIYFLP, from the exons ATGTGGTGTGTTAATTTGTTGGGACTGTGTTtctgtttaatattttttaataaagtcgTAAATGCTGCG ATGTCTGACGCTCAGCTGAAAGCTGCTGTTAAACTTGTGAGGAACATGTGCCAACCCAAAACAAAGGCTACCAAcg AGGACATTAAAAAGATGCATGAAGGAGACTGGAACATCGATCGTACTGCAATG TGTTACATGCACTGCGCCCTCAACTCTAATAAACTG atatCGAAAGAAAACACCCTGAATGTTGATGTGGCAGTCTCGCAAGCTCAAAAGACTTTACCCCTATCTATAAAAGAACCGACTCTTGTGACGATAAACCAGTGTAAAGATTCTG CAAAAACTACAGATGACAAATGTAAGGCTGCATACGAAATTTCTAAATGTTTGTATGAAGCGAATCCTGAG ATTTATTTCCTGCCTTAG